A genome region from Alistipes dispar includes the following:
- a CDS encoding YifB family Mg chelatase-like AAA ATPase, whose product MFVRTYAGAISGIDAVAVSVEVDITGGGLGMYLVGLPDNAVKESEQRIRAAFGNSGERMSGRKVVVNLAPADLRKEGSGFDLPIAVGILAAMERVAAGAVADTMFVGELSLDGSLKPVRGVLPLAIRARDAGLRRIVLPADNAAEAAVVEGVEVLGAESLREVIDCLNGVTEIAPARPAAGEDAAFPGTCYGEDFADVKGQGHAKRALEIAAAGGHNVILVGSPGSGKTMLARRLPTILPPLTPEEALETTKIHSVAGKIAAAGGLMTRRPFRAPHHLTSQVALIGGGQSPSPGEVSLAHNGVLFLDELPEFGRSVLEVLRQPLEERRVVVSRARYSVEYPANFILVAAMNPCPCGYYNHPARECVCSPGTVHRYMGRISGPLMDRIDLHVEVTPVAPAELAAAAPGEPSAAIRERVVRARGMQAERFRNLPGVHTNAMMNSAMLTEYCRLDAASAALLERAMERLALSARAYDRIRRVARTIADLAGRGRIGASDVAEAINYRSLDRGGWGQ is encoded by the coding sequence ATGTTCGTTCGCACCTATGCCGGAGCCATTTCCGGAATCGACGCCGTGGCGGTCTCCGTCGAGGTCGATATCACGGGCGGCGGTCTGGGCATGTACCTCGTGGGGCTGCCCGACAACGCCGTGAAGGAGAGCGAACAGCGCATCCGGGCGGCCTTCGGGAACTCCGGGGAGCGCATGTCGGGCCGCAAGGTGGTCGTGAACCTTGCGCCGGCCGACCTGCGCAAGGAGGGTTCGGGCTTCGACCTGCCGATCGCCGTGGGGATTCTCGCGGCGATGGAGCGCGTCGCGGCCGGCGCCGTGGCCGATACGATGTTCGTCGGGGAGCTGTCGCTCGACGGGTCGCTCAAGCCCGTGCGGGGCGTGCTGCCGTTGGCGATCCGTGCCCGCGACGCCGGGCTGCGGCGGATCGTGCTGCCGGCGGACAACGCCGCCGAGGCGGCCGTGGTGGAGGGCGTCGAGGTGCTCGGCGCGGAGTCGCTGCGCGAAGTGATCGACTGCCTGAACGGCGTGACGGAGATCGCGCCGGCCCGTCCCGCAGCGGGGGAGGACGCCGCGTTCCCCGGGACGTGTTACGGCGAGGATTTCGCCGACGTGAAGGGACAGGGACATGCCAAGCGGGCGCTGGAGATCGCTGCGGCGGGCGGCCACAACGTCATTCTCGTCGGGTCGCCCGGCTCGGGAAAGACGATGCTGGCGCGGCGGCTGCCGACGATCCTGCCGCCGCTTACGCCCGAGGAGGCGCTCGAGACGACCAAGATACACTCCGTGGCGGGAAAGATCGCCGCGGCGGGCGGACTGATGACGCGGCGGCCCTTCCGGGCGCCGCACCACCTCACGTCGCAGGTCGCGCTCATCGGCGGCGGACAGTCGCCCAGTCCGGGCGAGGTGTCGCTGGCCCACAACGGGGTGCTGTTTCTGGACGAGCTGCCCGAGTTCGGGCGCAGCGTGCTCGAGGTGCTCCGGCAGCCGCTCGAGGAGCGGCGGGTCGTCGTCTCGCGGGCGCGGTACAGCGTGGAGTATCCCGCCAACTTCATCCTCGTGGCGGCGATGAACCCCTGTCCGTGCGGGTATTACAACCATCCGGCGCGGGAGTGCGTCTGTTCGCCGGGGACGGTGCACCGTTATATGGGCCGGATTTCGGGGCCGCTCATGGACCGTATCGACCTGCATGTGGAGGTGACGCCCGTGGCGCCCGCCGAACTCGCGGCCGCGGCCCCGGGCGAACCGAGCGCGGCGATCCGCGAACGGGTGGTGCGGGCGCGCGGGATGCAGGCGGAGCGGTTCCGCAACCTGCCGGGCGTGCATACGAACGCGATGATGAACAGCGCGATGCTGACCGAATACTGCCGTCTCGACGCGGCGTCGGCGGCGTTGCTGGAGCGGGCGATGGAGCGGTTGGCGCTCTCGGCCCGGGCCTACGACCGCATCCGGCGGGTGGCGCGCACGATCGCCGACCTGGCGGGACGCGGGCGGATCGGGGCGTCGGACGTGGCCGAGGCGATCAACTACCGGTCGCTGGACAGGGGCGGCTGGGGACAGTGA
- the dnaB gene encoding replicative DNA helicase — MAKDFTPSSRNREAFAALTDTAGNVPPQAVELEEAVLGALMLEKDSIIAVQEFITPEAFYTEEHRLIYKAIEELSMELKPIDLYTVTERLKVKKELKKVGGASYLAQLTQKVGSAANVEFHAKIIAQKYVQRELIRSATEIQKRSYDESTDVTDLIGFAEGEIFKVAEGHVKRSVQSSKDILARALMQIEEASKNTSAFNGVPSGFMALDRVTLGWQLSDLIIVAARPSMGKTAFVLSMARNMAVDHEQGVAFFSLEMSAVQLMMRLIIAETGLSGNDVKSGRLTPEQWRHLESATKPLGAAPLYIDDTPALSVFEFRSKARRLKIHNDIKIIIIDYLQLMTGNQDTKGNREQEVAFISRTLKAIAKELNVPVIALSQLSRATEMRGGSKRPQLSDLRESGAIEQDADIVAFIHRPEYYGINQDENGMPTAGMAEIILAKHRNGAVCDVNLRFLKEQARFADLEDSMLPPAQAADARQAYDDYASGSNSVPGTGFGGAPGTGFGGGLGSAGSSEFDLTPRSLDEEAPF; from the coding sequence ATGGCGAAAGATTTTACCCCCTCCTCCCGCAACCGGGAGGCGTTTGCGGCGCTGACCGATACGGCCGGCAACGTCCCTCCCCAGGCCGTCGAGCTGGAGGAGGCCGTGCTGGGCGCGTTGATGCTCGAAAAGGACAGTATCATCGCCGTCCAGGAGTTCATCACGCCCGAAGCCTTCTACACGGAGGAGCACCGGCTGATCTACAAGGCCATCGAGGAGCTGTCGATGGAGCTCAAGCCGATCGACCTCTACACGGTGACCGAGCGGCTGAAGGTCAAGAAGGAGCTTAAGAAGGTGGGCGGCGCGTCGTACCTGGCGCAGTTGACGCAGAAGGTCGGCTCGGCCGCGAACGTCGAGTTCCACGCCAAGATCATCGCCCAGAAATACGTGCAGCGCGAGCTGATCCGTTCGGCCACCGAAATCCAGAAACGCTCCTACGACGAATCGACCGACGTGACGGACCTGATCGGATTCGCCGAGGGCGAGATATTCAAGGTCGCCGAGGGGCACGTCAAGCGTTCGGTGCAGTCGTCGAAGGACATCCTGGCCCGCGCGCTCATGCAGATCGAGGAGGCGTCGAAAAACACGAGCGCCTTCAACGGCGTGCCGTCGGGCTTCATGGCCCTCGACCGCGTGACGCTCGGCTGGCAGCTGTCGGACCTCATCATCGTCGCCGCGCGTCCGTCGATGGGCAAGACGGCCTTCGTGCTCTCGATGGCCCGCAACATGGCCGTGGACCACGAGCAGGGCGTGGCGTTCTTCTCGCTCGAAATGTCGGCCGTGCAGCTGATGATGCGACTCATCATCGCCGAGACGGGGCTTTCGGGCAACGACGTCAAGTCGGGCCGTCTGACGCCCGAGCAGTGGCGCCATCTCGAATCGGCCACCAAGCCGCTGGGCGCCGCACCGCTCTATATCGACGACACGCCGGCGCTGTCGGTCTTCGAGTTCCGCTCGAAGGCCCGGCGGCTGAAGATTCACAACGACATCAAGATCATCATCATCGACTACCTCCAGCTGATGACCGGCAACCAGGACACGAAGGGCAACCGCGAGCAGGAGGTGGCCTTCATTTCGCGCACGCTCAAGGCCATCGCCAAGGAGCTGAACGTGCCGGTGATCGCCCTCTCGCAGCTGAGCCGCGCCACCGAGATGCGCGGCGGGTCGAAGCGGCCCCAGTTGTCGGACCTCCGCGAGTCGGGGGCCATCGAGCAGGACGCCGACATCGTCGCCTTCATCCACCGTCCCGAGTATTACGGCATCAATCAGGACGAGAACGGAATGCCCACGGCGGGCATGGCCGAGATCATCCTGGCCAAGCACCGCAACGGCGCGGTGTGCGACGTGAACCTGCGCTTCCTCAAGGAGCAGGCGCGCTTCGCCGATCTGGAGGATTCGATGCTGCCGCCCGCGCAGGCGGCCGACGCCCGGCAGGCTTACGACGACTACGCCAGCGGTTCGAACTCCGTGCCGGGGACGGGATTCGGCGGCGCTCCCGGGACCGGCTTCGGCGGCGGGCTGGGTTCGGCCGGGAGCTCGGAGTTCGACCTGACGCCCCGCTCGCTCGACGAGGAGGCGCCGTTCTGA
- a CDS encoding YitT family protein codes for MKTLTMETVLKSVKEYFLMTVGMMLYSFGWIGCILPVKGTGGGAAGLSLVVCSALEQIGVDIQIGTMVFVLNAILLLVAGFIVGWNFGVKTIFCVVVISLGMNFWQDVLPEGDFLHLERILAVILGGILAGIGIAMCFAQGGSTGGTDIVAMIINRYRTISYGKILIFSDFIIIGSSLLVGFNIDTVIYGYVMTAVVGYTVDMIMAGNQQSSQVLIVTHDYEKMADAIVQNIHRGVTLLDSQGWYTKERSKVVMVVCRKRETATILKFVKTIDPNAFMSVGSVMGVYGKGFQAISKP; via the coding sequence ATGAAAACGCTTACTATGGAGACCGTTCTGAAGAGCGTCAAGGAGTATTTCCTGATGACCGTGGGCATGATGCTCTATTCGTTCGGCTGGATCGGCTGCATCCTGCCCGTCAAGGGAACGGGCGGCGGTGCGGCGGGCCTTTCGCTCGTGGTGTGCAGCGCGCTCGAGCAGATCGGCGTGGACATCCAGATCGGTACGATGGTCTTCGTGCTGAACGCCATCCTGCTGCTCGTGGCGGGCTTCATCGTGGGGTGGAACTTCGGCGTGAAGACGATCTTCTGCGTGGTGGTCATTTCGCTGGGCATGAATTTCTGGCAGGACGTGCTGCCCGAGGGGGATTTCCTTCATCTGGAACGCATTCTGGCCGTCATTCTGGGCGGCATCCTGGCCGGCATCGGCATCGCCATGTGCTTCGCGCAGGGCGGCTCGACGGGCGGCACGGACATCGTGGCCATGATTATCAACAGGTACCGCACGATCAGCTACGGCAAGATTCTCATCTTCTCGGACTTCATCATCATCGGGTCGTCGCTGCTGGTGGGCTTCAACATCGACACGGTGATCTACGGTTACGTCATGACCGCCGTCGTGGGCTATACGGTCGATATGATCATGGCCGGCAACCAGCAGTCGAGCCAGGTGCTCATCGTGACGCACGACTACGAGAAGATGGCCGACGCCATCGTGCAGAACATCCACCGCGGCGTGACGCTGCTCGATTCGCAGGGGTGGTACACCAAGGAGCGGTCGAAGGTGGTGATGGTCGTCTGCCGCAAGCGCGAGACGGCCACGATCCTCAAGTTCGTCAAGACCATCGACCCCAACGCCTTCATGTCCGTCGGTTCGGTCATGGGCGTCTACGGCAAGGGATTCCAGGCCATCAGCAAACCCTGA
- a CDS encoding RluA family pseudouridine synthase — MFDPNDILYEDNHLLVVNKHAGDLVQPDPSGESALEDQIKAFIKRRDAKPGAVFLGVVHRIDRPVSGAVLFAKTSKALVRLNEMIREGRIRKTYWALTERTPDPESGELLHYILRDGRTNRSRAFDAPKGDAKQARLRYATLGVGTHYTLVEVELITGRHHQIRAQLSKIGCPIRGDLKYGAKRSLPGGGISLHSRRVEFEHPVRRSPVSVTAPVPAGDNLWAHFENP; from the coding sequence ATGTTTGACCCGAACGATATTCTCTACGAAGACAACCACCTGCTGGTGGTCAATAAGCATGCGGGCGATCTGGTGCAGCCCGACCCCTCGGGCGAAAGCGCCCTCGAAGACCAGATCAAGGCGTTCATCAAGCGCCGCGACGCGAAGCCCGGCGCGGTGTTCCTCGGCGTGGTGCACCGCATCGACCGCCCCGTGAGCGGCGCGGTGCTCTTCGCCAAGACCTCGAAGGCCCTCGTGCGACTCAACGAGATGATCCGCGAAGGGCGCATCCGCAAGACCTACTGGGCGCTGACCGAACGCACGCCCGATCCTGAAAGCGGCGAGTTGCTCCACTACATCCTGCGCGACGGGCGGACCAACCGTTCGCGGGCCTTCGACGCTCCGAAGGGCGACGCCAAGCAGGCGCGCCTGCGCTATGCGACACTCGGCGTCGGCACGCACTACACGCTCGTCGAGGTCGAGCTCATCACGGGCCGCCACCACCAGATCCGGGCGCAGTTGTCGAAGATCGGCTGCCCGATCCGCGGCGATCTGAAGTACGGCGCGAAGCGGTCGCTGCCCGGCGGCGGCATTTCGCTCCATTCGCGCCGCGTGGAGTTCGAACACCCCGTGCGCCGCAGCCCGGTGTCGGTCACGGCCCCCGTGCCGGCCGGGGACAACCTTTGGGCCCATTTCGAAAATCCGTGA
- the dtd gene encoding D-aminoacyl-tRNA deacylase — MRLLIQRVKGASVEIGGAAWSRIGAGLLVFVGVEPDDGGEDVEWLAGKLVRLRIFDDEAGVMNRDVVQAGGEVLVVSQFTLLASTRKGNRPSYVRAAPEPVSRPLYERFAARVAELSGRPVATGRFGADMQVALVNDGPVTIWMDSKNRE, encoded by the coding sequence ATGCGACTGCTCATTCAACGCGTGAAGGGCGCCTCCGTCGAAATCGGGGGCGCTGCGTGGTCCCGGATCGGGGCCGGACTGCTGGTCTTCGTCGGCGTGGAGCCCGACGACGGCGGGGAGGACGTGGAGTGGCTGGCGGGTAAGCTCGTGCGGCTGCGCATCTTCGACGACGAGGCGGGGGTGATGAACCGCGACGTCGTGCAGGCCGGGGGCGAGGTGCTCGTGGTGAGCCAGTTCACTCTGCTGGCCTCGACCCGCAAGGGCAACCGCCCGAGTTACGTCCGGGCCGCTCCCGAGCCGGTGTCGCGTCCGCTTTACGAACGTTTCGCGGCCCGTGTGGCTGAGCTGTCGGGGCGCCCCGTGGCTACGGGACGCTTCGGGGCCGACATGCAGGTCGCGCTGGTGAACGACGGGCCCGTCACGATCTGGATGGACTCCAAAAACCGGGAGTAG
- a CDS encoding ComF family protein produces MSILSELFGDAASLLFPRRCAVCGEPLARGERTVCTLCRATAPLTGYWREADNPVFRKCWGLVPVERASGFLFFVRGSGWRRLIHAFKYRGAWRAAREMGAWYGRCLKESGLYDDVEAVVPLPLHPFKRCRRGYNQSEYIAEGIAGQLGVEVDRRSVGRKRNTASQALKSRRERAANVEGAFAVRRPERLAGRHVLLVDDVMTTGSTLLSCAAEMLRAAPGCRVSIAALAVSRRELGVKE; encoded by the coding sequence ATGTCGATCCTCAGTGAATTGTTCGGCGATGCGGCGTCGCTGCTCTTTCCGCGGCGGTGCGCCGTCTGCGGGGAGCCTCTCGCCCGCGGGGAGCGCACGGTCTGCACGCTGTGCCGCGCGACGGCGCCGCTGACGGGCTACTGGCGCGAGGCCGATAACCCGGTGTTCCGCAAGTGTTGGGGACTGGTCCCCGTGGAGCGGGCCTCGGGATTCCTCTTTTTCGTCCGCGGCAGCGGGTGGCGGCGGCTGATCCATGCCTTCAAGTACCGCGGGGCATGGCGCGCGGCCCGCGAGATGGGCGCCTGGTACGGCCGCTGCCTGAAGGAGAGCGGGCTGTACGACGACGTGGAGGCGGTCGTGCCTCTTCCGCTGCACCCCTTCAAGCGCTGCCGGAGAGGATACAACCAGTCGGAATACATCGCCGAGGGAATCGCCGGGCAGCTGGGCGTGGAGGTGGACCGCCGGAGCGTCGGCCGGAAGCGCAATACGGCCAGCCAGGCCCTCAAGTCCCGCCGCGAGCGGGCCGCGAACGTCGAAGGGGCCTTTGCCGTCCGCCGTCCCGAGCGGCTGGCCGGGCGGCACGTGCTGCTGGTGGACGACGTGATGACCACGGGCAGCACGCTCCTGTCGTGCGCCGCCGAGATGCTGCGCGCCGCGCCCGGCTGCCGCGTCAGCATCGCGGCCCTGGCCGTCTCGCGCCGCGAGCTGGGGGTGAAGGAGTAG
- the priA gene encoding replication restart helicase PriA, producing the protein MPRYADIVLPLAQPAYTFALPEGVTVAGGEAVAVQFGRRRIYTGIVWRVHDRRPDFRTVKSVSRVLYGGMRLLSPEQMALWEWIASYYMCSLGEVMRVALPALMKPSGDTEEEFSDDEFRPRTECYVSLAAELRDEGRFHEICEKIERRAPKQYEALLELAAAGDETRIATGEVARRLLRADHAVLDALRRKKYVVCTRRERSVERGGAVFRLPELTAHQQTALESLRGQFAAGKTTALLQGVTGSGKTEIYIHLIAEVLARGGDVLLLVPEIALTAQLIERMERIFGSRVTPYHSKLTPRRRTETFLRLGRSEGGEFVVGARSAIFLPLKRLQLVVVDEEHDASYKQSDPAPRYNARDCAVVTARLFGGRTLLGSATPSLETWLNARSGKYGRAVLGERYGGARPPEVLISDTLRAARRGERHAHFNKLLLDRIGETLARGGQAMLFQNRRGFSPYVECTECGWTARCPHCNVTLTYHKGGEKLVCHYCGHTEGVPAKCPSCRVTDVVPVGFGTEKIEEEVARIFPGARVARLDRDSVTSERAFNAIVADFAARRTDILVGTQMITKGFDFEGVSLVGILNADNLLNNPDFRAAERAFQLMTQVAGRAGRRSEPGEVVIQTSEPGHPVIRQVASGDYEAMALAQLAEREAFFYPPYARLTALTLRHRDPMLLRRGVLELAARLRARFGRRVLGPMAPPVDRIRGEYLVGLLLKVESSASSARAREILAEELKSFSRQAEYKSVTVVVNVDPQ; encoded by the coding sequence ATGCCCCGTTATGCCGACATAGTTCTTCCGCTGGCGCAGCCCGCCTACACGTTCGCCCTGCCGGAAGGCGTGACCGTCGCCGGGGGCGAGGCCGTGGCGGTGCAGTTCGGCCGCAGAAGGATCTATACGGGGATCGTATGGCGGGTGCATGACCGCCGTCCCGATTTCAGGACCGTCAAATCCGTCTCCCGCGTGCTTTACGGCGGCATGCGGCTGCTCTCGCCGGAGCAGATGGCCCTGTGGGAGTGGATCGCCTCGTACTACATGTGCTCCCTGGGGGAGGTGATGCGCGTGGCGCTGCCCGCCCTGATGAAGCCCTCGGGCGACACGGAGGAGGAGTTCTCCGACGACGAGTTCCGTCCCCGTACCGAGTGTTACGTGTCGCTGGCCGCGGAACTCCGCGACGAGGGCCGTTTTCACGAAATCTGCGAGAAAATCGAACGGCGCGCCCCGAAACAGTACGAAGCGCTGCTCGAACTGGCCGCGGCCGGCGATGAGACGCGCATTGCGACGGGCGAGGTGGCCCGCCGTCTGCTCCGGGCCGATCATGCCGTGCTGGACGCCCTCCGGCGCAAGAAATACGTCGTCTGCACCCGGCGCGAACGTTCGGTCGAGCGCGGCGGCGCGGTCTTCCGCCTTCCGGAGCTGACGGCGCACCAGCAGACGGCGCTGGAATCCCTGCGCGGACAGTTCGCCGCCGGAAAGACCACGGCCCTGCTGCAGGGCGTCACCGGGTCGGGCAAGACCGAAATCTACATCCACCTGATCGCCGAGGTGCTGGCGCGGGGCGGCGACGTGCTGCTGCTGGTTCCCGAGATCGCCCTCACGGCGCAGCTCATCGAGCGCATGGAGCGCATCTTCGGCAGCCGCGTCACCCCCTATCATTCGAAACTCACGCCCCGCCGCCGTACGGAGACCTTCCTGCGGCTCGGCCGCTCCGAGGGGGGCGAGTTCGTCGTCGGGGCGCGTTCGGCGATCTTTCTGCCGCTCAAACGGTTGCAGCTCGTCGTCGTGGACGAGGAGCACGACGCCAGCTACAAGCAGTCCGATCCCGCGCCGCGCTACAACGCCCGCGACTGCGCCGTGGTGACGGCCCGCCTGTTCGGAGGCCGCACGCTGCTCGGAAGCGCCACGCCCTCGCTCGAGACGTGGCTCAACGCCCGGAGCGGGAAGTACGGCCGCGCCGTGCTGGGGGAGCGTTACGGCGGCGCCCGGCCGCCCGAAGTGCTGATTTCGGACACGCTGCGCGCCGCGCGCCGCGGCGAGCGGCACGCCCATTTCAACAAGCTGCTGCTGGATCGCATCGGCGAGACGCTCGCCCGGGGCGGGCAGGCGATGCTGTTCCAGAACCGCCGCGGCTTTTCGCCCTATGTCGAATGCACGGAGTGCGGCTGGACGGCGCGCTGTCCCCACTGCAACGTGACGCTGACCTACCACAAGGGCGGCGAAAAGCTCGTCTGCCACTACTGCGGTCATACGGAGGGGGTTCCGGCGAAATGTCCGTCGTGCCGCGTGACGGATGTCGTGCCGGTGGGTTTCGGCACGGAGAAGATCGAGGAGGAGGTGGCCCGGATCTTTCCCGGAGCCCGCGTCGCGCGGCTGGACCGCGACAGCGTGACCTCCGAGCGGGCCTTCAACGCCATCGTCGCCGACTTCGCGGCCCGCAGGACCGATATTCTGGTCGGCACGCAGATGATAACCAAGGGTTTCGATTTCGAGGGGGTTTCGCTGGTGGGGATTCTCAATGCCGACAACCTGCTCAACAATCCCGACTTCCGGGCTGCCGAGCGTGCCTTCCAGTTGATGACGCAGGTGGCGGGCCGGGCCGGGCGGCGTTCCGAGCCGGGCGAGGTGGTGATCCAGACCTCCGAGCCGGGGCATCCCGTCATCCGACAGGTCGCCTCCGGCGATTACGAGGCGATGGCCCTCGCGCAGCTCGCCGAGCGCGAAGCCTTCTTCTATCCGCCCTATGCCCGGCTGACGGCCCTCACGCTCCGCCACCGCGACCCCATGCTGCTGCGGCGGGGCGTGCTGGAACTGGCCGCCCGGCTGCGCGCGCGCTTCGGCCGTCGCGTGCTGGGGCCGATGGCCCCGCCCGTGGACCGCATCCGCGGCGAATACCTCGTAGGGCTGCTGCTCAAGGTCGAGAGCAGCGCTTCGTCGGCCCGTGCGCGGGAGATCCTCGCGGAGGAGTTGAAATCGTTCTCCCGGCAGGCCGAATACAAATCCGTTACCGTCGTCGTCAATGTCGATCCTCAGTGA
- a CDS encoding cytidine deaminase yields MEKRFSFDYEHYAALAELPEADRRLVAEAERATANAHAPYSKFRVGAAARLRSGRILCGSNFESEVYPAGLCAERSLLFYAQANYPDDPVETLAIASDPSARECYPCGQCRQVMVDVERRQGVPMRVVMSGGGSASAVDSAARLLPFAFVL; encoded by the coding sequence ATGGAAAAGCGATTCAGTTTCGACTACGAACACTATGCGGCGCTCGCGGAGCTTCCCGAAGCCGACCGCAGGCTGGTCGCCGAGGCCGAACGGGCCACGGCCAACGCCCATGCGCCCTACTCGAAATTCCGCGTGGGAGCCGCCGCGCGCCTGCGCAGCGGCAGGATTCTCTGCGGCAGCAATTTCGAAAGCGAGGTCTATCCCGCGGGACTCTGCGCCGAACGTTCGCTGCTCTTCTACGCCCAGGCCAACTACCCCGACGATCCGGTCGAGACGCTGGCCATCGCGTCGGACCCCTCGGCGCGGGAGTGCTATCCCTGCGGGCAGTGCCGGCAGGTGATGGTCGATGTCGAGCGGCGGCAGGGCGTGCCCATGCGTGTGGTGATGAGCGGCGGCGGGTCGGCTTCGGCGGTCGATTCGGCCGCGAGGCTGCTGCCCTTCGCCTTCGTCCTCTGA
- a CDS encoding TIGR01212 family radical SAM protein (This family includes YhcC from E. coli K-12, an uncharacterized radical SAM protein.), whose protein sequence is MYPWGDTRRFNSYAGYFRRLFGGRVQKLSVDAGFTCPNRDGTVGRGGCTFCDNGAFTPSYCGGGKNVARQIAEGIDFHRNRYRTAQRYLVYFQSYSNTYAPPGRLRALYGEALAHPDVAGIVVGTRPDCMDGATLDLLCDIARDRYVAVEYGIESTSDRTLRAVNRGHDFDCARRAVERTAARGLPVGAHFILGFPGETDEQLVGQTERINALPLTTVKFHQLQVFRGTPMAAEYDADPARFRFWEIGEYLDLIVEILRRLRPDLVVERFASEAPPRYHYGRNWGLVRNEQLWAMLEKRLEERNAYQGEIFIPLWHNR, encoded by the coding sequence ATCTACCCGTGGGGCGATACGCGGCGGTTCAACTCCTATGCGGGCTATTTCCGCCGGCTGTTCGGCGGCCGGGTGCAGAAACTCTCGGTCGATGCGGGTTTCACGTGCCCCAACCGCGACGGCACGGTGGGGCGGGGCGGCTGCACGTTCTGCGACAACGGGGCCTTCACGCCCTCCTACTGCGGCGGCGGGAAGAACGTCGCGCGGCAGATCGCCGAGGGGATCGACTTCCACCGCAACCGCTACCGCACGGCGCAGCGCTACCTGGTCTATTTCCAGTCCTATTCCAACACCTACGCGCCGCCCGGACGGCTCCGCGCGCTCTACGGCGAGGCGCTCGCGCATCCCGACGTGGCGGGCATCGTCGTCGGCACGCGCCCCGACTGCATGGACGGGGCGACGCTCGATCTGCTGTGCGACATCGCGCGCGACCGTTACGTGGCCGTGGAGTACGGCATCGAGTCCACCTCGGACCGGACGCTGCGGGCCGTGAACCGCGGCCACGATTTCGACTGCGCCCGCCGGGCCGTCGAGCGGACCGCGGCGCGGGGGCTTCCCGTCGGCGCGCATTTCATCCTCGGGTTTCCGGGCGAGACGGACGAGCAGCTCGTCGGACAGACCGAACGGATCAACGCCCTGCCGCTGACGACCGTGAAGTTCCACCAGTTGCAGGTCTTCCGGGGGACGCCGATGGCCGCCGAGTACGACGCCGACCCCGCGCGGTTCCGTTTCTGGGAGATCGGCGAGTACCTCGATCTGATCGTCGAAATCCTCCGCCGCCTGCGGCCCGATCTGGTCGTCGAGCGCTTCGCTTCGGAGGCTCCGCCGCGCTACCATTACGGTCGCAACTGGGGGCTGGTGCGCAACGAGCAGCTGTGGGCGATGCTCGAAAAAAGATTGGAGGAGCGGAACGCCTATCAAGGCGAAATTTTTATACCTTTGTGGCATAATCGTTAA
- a CDS encoding SIMPL domain-containing protein, whose protein sequence is MKRLIVLAAAALMAFPAMAQMQEAYPSYIQVNGRAEKEITPDEFYLQVVINERDSKGRISVESQQRDMIAALRKLSVDVEKQLKVANLSSEFFKKNTSVATAKYQLQLGSAAEVAKVWQTLDALGISNVSILKVSHSKLEAYKQEVRLAAMRNARQSACEMAEAIGQSIGKCFYIYDSNNNVMPTYYDNMIVMRSAKAFGAAADEAASADEPLDFKTIRLEYGVQAKFVLE, encoded by the coding sequence ATGAAACGATTGATCGTATTGGCGGCGGCCGCCCTGATGGCGTTCCCCGCGATGGCGCAGATGCAGGAGGCGTACCCCAGCTATATCCAGGTGAACGGCCGGGCCGAGAAGGAGATCACTCCCGACGAGTTCTACCTTCAGGTGGTCATCAACGAGCGCGACTCGAAGGGCCGGATTTCGGTCGAGAGCCAGCAGCGCGACATGATCGCCGCGCTCAGGAAGCTGAGCGTCGATGTCGAGAAGCAGCTCAAGGTGGCCAACCTCTCGAGCGAATTCTTCAAGAAGAACACCTCGGTGGCCACGGCCAAGTACCAGTTGCAGCTGGGCTCCGCGGCCGAGGTGGCGAAAGTCTGGCAGACGCTCGACGCCCTGGGGATTTCGAACGTCTCGATCCTGAAGGTCTCGCATTCGAAACTGGAGGCCTACAAGCAGGAGGTGCGGCTCGCGGCGATGCGCAACGCGCGGCAGAGCGCCTGCGAAATGGCCGAAGCCATCGGGCAGAGCATCGGCAAATGCTTCTATATCTACGATTCGAACAACAACGTGATGCCGACCTATTACGACAACATGATCGTCATGCGCAGCGCCAAGGCCTTCGGGGCCGCGGCCGATGAGGCCGCTTCGGCCGACGAGCCGCTCGACTTCAAGACCATCAGGCTCGAATACGGCGTGCAGGCGAAGTTCGTGCTCGAATAA